In the Schistocerca gregaria isolate iqSchGreg1 chromosome 6, iqSchGreg1.2, whole genome shotgun sequence genome, one interval contains:
- the LOC126278140 gene encoding uncharacterized protein LOC126278140, which yields MSGRSLPLLYQSARPLSFIYYSAFLWNYDMGISLCSATADGAEDTESENEAVHPQLPSMNLRLVDIDGASHSGSNISQDKTFSCNTPTDELHQMLKTSSGLEFDDIESIYLSTNKSMLSAEGFEEFDAMLSDTEFQESSELKENKAPSFKTLSSNTDDISETCVSSSAFDHVKSAHSSCSKSFYSPSSHSSHSQDMKKSLPEISAIEKIQVWMKTVPDPKSETSNVCEKLVPKLHSAGNDPATILYTIHSSDLSPNTDSCHSVTNNKECSLDQHSSEKSEGNLNTSSPALRKDENISELHETDSQHDSGDNISDSCSRSDNIQQLTGDQHCGKSWRITDLNAESKSGEENGLDVFTSLKNDESENSLYNNAHRVSNFDLRTSSSIDSVSVNAQQSSEKHVDSVSVNAQQSSEKHVQIYKRSSLASTTEDENISSVCKLYTNGRINNISSTSGYDLLNSGLQSSATDNQEIYNNQQYRERLLKAFDTSGPSGNENLSDAGPSVVCGKTTDKSCNYQKEQPLFDVINYPHNKLTNRTTDCLSPSSSEFIPMCNDTVYTNSCKNIKLSAFNEIPSVYSETSNEILDDCDLLPQQDRFIEHMSVTQSSSKIFNTVVIECTEDIPLPSAGDLGANVVEFSAFRGNHESKEVYCAYKIVKSDSQYSSCIPDEDHHVSNVLEGEHCRNLSVEQSSCNCCEHCRKLSAQQSGCKFCETSICDYNEEQDISSTGLWAPPANSADSICCINSHLLQCEECSLTEVSTSASNQMEMMTLREMLHIQEPIMSQEIRSSPENRGSTDPQPHCVSQQATINQKRKININSGKKAQKNKSNRRRKGKNKRLCMRKQRSKTASKPRFNKQDIVASVVRLDVSDFNGDLELTLL from the coding sequence GAAGCAACATATCACAAGACAAGACATTCAGTTGTAATACTCCTACAGATGAGCTACATCAGATGTTGAAAACATCAAGCGGTTTAGAATTTGATGACATTGAAAGTATTTACCTTTCCACCAATAAGTCAATGCTCTCTGCAGAAGGGTTTGAAGAGTTTGATGCCATGTTATCAGACACAGAGTTTCAGGAATCCAGTGAACTGAAAGAAAACAAGGCACCATCTTTCAAAACTCTTTCATCCAACACAGATGACATTTCAGAAACTTGTGTTTCATCTTCAGCATTCGACCACGTGAAGTCAGCTCATTCCTCTTGCAGTAAATCATTTTATTCTCCTAGTTCACACTCAAGTCATAGTCAAGATATGAAGAAGTCATTACCAGAGATTTCAGCTATTGAGAAAATACAAGTTTGGATGAAAACTGTTCCAGATCCCAAATCTGAAACTTCTAATGTTTGTGAGAAACTTGTTCCAAAGTTACATTCAGCTGGTAATGACCCTGCCACAATTCTTTATACTATACATTCTTCTGATTTGTCACCAAATACTGATTCGTGCCATTCAGTTACCAACAACAAAGAATGTTCACTTGACCAGCATAGCTCTGAAAAGAGTGAAGGAAATTTAAACACATCGTCCCCTGCACTTAGAAAAGATGAAAATATCTCTGAATTACATGAAACTGATTCACAACATGATAGTGGTGATAATATATCAGATTCCTGTTCCAGATCTGACAATATTCAACAACTGACTGGTGATCAGCATTGTGGAAAGAGTTGGAGAATTACTGACTTGAATGCAGAATCTAAGTCTGGTGAGGAAAATGGCTTAGATGTATTCACCTCACTGAAGAATGATGAATCAGAAAATAGTCTGTACAACAATGCTCATCGCGTGTCAAATTTTGACTTACGTACATCGAGCAGCATTGACTCAGTCTCTGTTAATGCTCAACAAAGTTCTGAAAAACATGTTGACTCAGTCTCTGTTAATGCTCAACAAAGTTCTGAAAAACATGTGCAAATTTATAAACGGTCCTCACTAGCTAGTACCACTGAAGATGAAAATATATCATCTGTGTGTAAATTGTACACAAATGGTAGAATAAATAACATATCAAGTACCAGTGGATATGATCTGTTAAACTCTGGGTTGCAGTCCTCTGCTACTGATAATCAAGAGATCTATAATAATCAACAATATCGTGAAAGGTTACTAAAAGCTTTTGATACATCTGGCCCAAGTGGGAATGAAAATCTATCAGATGCAGGTCCATCGGTTGTATGTGGTAAGACAACAGATAAATCATGTAACTATCAGAAAGAACAGCCACTTTTTGATGTTATCAACTATCCTCATAACAAACTAACAaacagaactactgactgcctttctCCCAGTAGTTCTGAGTTTATTCCAATGTGTAATGATACTGTTTACACTAATTCCTGCAAAAACATAAAACTATCAGCATTTAATGAAATACCAAGTGTATATTCTGAAACTAGTAATGAAATTCTTGATGATTGTGATTTGCTTCCTCAGCAAGACAGATTCATAGAACACATGTCTGTCACACAAAGTTCTTCCAAAATATTCAATACAGTCGTTATTGAATGCACTGAAGACATCCCACTTCCCTCTGCTGGTGACCTGGGAGCCAATGTAGTTGAATTTAGTGCATTTAGAGGAAATCATGAAAGCAAAGAAGTTTATTGTGCATACAAAATTGTTAAATCTGATTCACAATACTCGTCTTGCATCCCAGATGAAGACCATCATGTTTCTAATGTACTTGAAGGTGAACATTGCAGAAACTTATCAGTTGAACAAAGTAGTTGTAACTGTTGTGAACATTGCAGAAAATTATCAGCTCAACAAAGTGGATGTAAGTTTTGTGAAACCAGTATTTGCGATTACAATGAAGAGCAAGATATTTCATCCACAGGTTTATGGGCACCACCGGCTAATTCAGCAgatagcatttgttgcattaactctcATTTACTGCAATGTGAAGAATGTTCTTTGACAGAAGTGAGCACCTCTGCATCAAATCAAATGGAAATGATGACATTAAGAGAGATGCTGCATATACAAGAACCTATTATGTCTCAAGAAATTAGGAGTAGTCCAGAGAACAGAGGCTCTACCGATCCACAACCTCACTGTGTGTCTCAGCAAGCAACCATAaatcaaaaaaggaaaataaacattaacTCGGGAAAAAAGGcccagaaaaataaaagtaatagaaGAAGGAAAGGGAAAAATAAAAGATTATGCATGCGAAAGCAAAGGAGCAAGACGGCAAGTAAACCAAGGTTTAACAAACAGGATATTGTAGCATCAGTTGTAAGACTTGATGTTTCTGATTTCAATGGAGATTTAGAACTGACTCTATTATAA